Proteins encoded by one window of Rubrobacter indicoceani:
- a CDS encoding AMP-dependent synthetase/ligase codes for MENRENAGRGGRTSEGLPEGFDHSRHLAGMRGSTGESGSRSGAKSLVGMLRRSVERRGGNPAYGWKLGGEWRTLSYVGLWTRVKNTAAGLSRLGIGRGDKVALVSANRVEWPVVDFAVQSLGAVTVPVYPTVEASQVAHILGNSGAKVVFVENAEILGRVRSVRDDAPNLENIILIEGPEGSAPDGSVLRFGDVERAGRDNPLDGWEEGWKSLSRDDLATIIYTSGTTGLPKGAMLLHGNILANVEGIQAALPTDETDTFLSFLPLSHVFERTAGQYNALYAGAATYYAESIDTVPENLREVKPTVMSSVPRLYEKMYDRVRAMVAEGPESRQKIFAAAIQAGRQRYEHETHGGKVPLSLKIKMAVYDRLVFRKLREAVGGRPRFFVSGGAKLDGEVGKFFHAAGIKVMEGYGLTETSPVIACNRLDSVRFGTVGRPLENLEVRIGESGEVQVKGPSIFGGYLGLPEADGEAFTPDGFYRTGDIGELDNEGYLTITDRLKNLIVLSTGKNVAPQPVEAALATAKHISQAIVIGDGRKFVSALIVPDYRAVRKSLRTESSDGELSGDERTVELVQKDIEAACGRFSSYEVPKKFELLSRELSQEEGELTPTLKVKNRVVAARYKESIRKLYS; via the coding sequence ATGGAGAACAGGGAGAACGCGGGGCGCGGCGGGCGGACTTCGGAGGGTTTGCCGGAGGGGTTCGATCATTCGCGGCACCTCGCCGGGATGCGGGGTTCAACGGGTGAGTCGGGGTCGCGGTCGGGGGCGAAGAGCCTGGTCGGGATGCTCCGGCGGAGCGTCGAGCGGCGCGGCGGGAACCCGGCGTACGGGTGGAAGCTCGGCGGCGAGTGGCGGACGCTCTCCTACGTCGGGCTGTGGACGCGGGTAAAGAACACGGCGGCGGGTCTGTCCCGGCTCGGCATCGGGCGGGGGGATAAAGTCGCGCTCGTCTCCGCGAACCGCGTGGAGTGGCCGGTTGTGGACTTCGCGGTGCAGAGCCTCGGGGCGGTGACGGTCCCGGTGTATCCGACCGTCGAGGCGTCGCAGGTCGCGCACATACTGGGCAACTCCGGGGCGAAGGTCGTGTTCGTTGAGAACGCGGAGATCCTCGGCCGGGTTCGGAGCGTCCGCGACGACGCCCCGAACCTGGAGAACATCATCCTTATAGAGGGACCAGAAGGCTCCGCGCCGGACGGAAGCGTTCTGCGCTTCGGGGACGTGGAGCGCGCGGGGCGGGACAATCCGCTCGACGGGTGGGAAGAGGGCTGGAAGTCTCTGAGTAGGGACGACCTCGCGACGATCATCTACACGAGCGGTACGACCGGGCTTCCGAAGGGCGCGATGCTCCTGCACGGGAACATCCTTGCAAACGTCGAGGGGATTCAGGCCGCGCTGCCGACGGACGAGACGGATACCTTTCTCTCGTTTCTGCCGCTCTCGCACGTCTTCGAGCGCACGGCGGGGCAGTACAATGCCCTCTACGCGGGCGCTGCGACGTACTATGCCGAGTCCATAGACACCGTCCCGGAGAACCTGCGCGAGGTCAAACCGACCGTTATGTCAAGCGTCCCGCGCCTCTACGAGAAGATGTACGACCGCGTGCGGGCGATGGTCGCCGAAGGGCCGGAGTCCCGGCAGAAGATCTTCGCCGCCGCCATACAAGCGGGCAGGCAACGCTACGAGCACGAGACGCACGGCGGAAAAGTCCCGCTCTCCTTAAAGATAAAGATGGCCGTCTACGACCGGCTCGTCTTCAGAAAGCTCAGGGAGGCCGTCGGCGGGAGGCCGAGGTTCTTTGTCTCGGGCGGAGCGAAGCTCGACGGCGAGGTCGGGAAGTTCTTCCACGCAGCCGGGATCAAGGTAATGGAGGGCTACGGCCTGACCGAGACCTCACCCGTTATAGCGTGCAACCGCCTCGACTCGGTGCGCTTCGGGACGGTCGGCCGGCCGCTCGAAAACCTCGAAGTGCGCATCGGGGAGTCCGGCGAGGTGCAGGTAAAGGGGCCGAGCATCTTCGGCGGCTACCTCGGGCTGCCGGAGGCCGACGGGGAGGCGTTCACGCCGGACGGCTTCTACCGGACGGGGGACATCGGTGAGCTCGACAATGAGGGATACCTGACGATCACGGACAGGCTCAAGAACCTTATAGTCCTCTCGACCGGCAAGAACGTCGCCCCCCAGCCCGTCGAGGCCGCGCTTGCAACGGCGAAGCATATCTCTCAGGCCATCGTTATCGGGGACGGAAGGAAGTTCGTGTCGGCCCTGATCGTCCCGGACTACAGAGCGGTCAGAAAGTCGCTCCGGACGGAGAGCAGCGATGGAGAACTCTCCGGAGACGAGCGTACAGTTGAACTGGTACAAAAAGACATCGAGGCGGCGTGCGGCAGGTTCTCGTCATACGAGGTCCCGAAGAAGTTCGAGTTGCTCTCGCGGGAGTTGTCTCAGGAGGAGGGTGAGTTGACGCCGACGCTGAAGGTAAAGAACCGGGTAGTTGCGGCGCGCTACAAGGAGTCCATCAGAAAGCTCTACTCGTGA
- a CDS encoding PadR family transcriptional regulator translates to MSEQSGSTTETTTETTATPKELFLGEVKSKDIFPVLILHMVSVKPEYGNSIIRKMKEMSDGVMVVSPNTVYPLLRRLEEKGYLTAEWEDPDTRTRRFYTITPAGEAKYAEMKERFGEHLTRVRRAIDAIQRELFE, encoded by the coding sequence GTGAGCGAACAGTCCGGCTCGACAACGGAGACGACTACAGAGACAACCGCCACGCCGAAGGAGCTTTTCCTGGGCGAGGTCAAGTCAAAGGACATCTTCCCGGTGCTTATCCTGCACATGGTCAGCGTCAAACCGGAGTACGGCAACAGCATAATCCGCAAGATGAAGGAGATGTCGGACGGGGTAATGGTCGTCTCCCCGAACACCGTTTATCCGCTGCTCCGGCGGCTGGAGGAGAAGGGGTATCTGACGGCGGAGTGGGAGGACCCGGACACCCGGACGCGGCGGTTCTACACCATCACCCCGGCGGGGGAGGCGAAGTACGCGGAGATGAAGGAGCGTTTCGGGGAGCACCTCACGCGGGTCAGGCGGGCGATAGACGCCATACAGCGGGAGCTTTTCGAGTAG
- a CDS encoding DUF4442 domain-containing protein codes for MGTTAGRKESWTTWFYRLAVNVYPSYRGSGGRVKYIAPDWLEVRMELPLSWRTKNSAGTIFGGSLYSAIDPFFALMVAKNLGREYVVWDKAAKIRYRRPGDAKLYARFVLDRSEIEGIRREMEHRRSTDRVYTVELVDGLGDVKTRIEKTIYVGWRDMRRSDAEKRRGFVHEKEAG; via the coding sequence GTGGGGACGACCGCAGGCAGGAAAGAATCGTGGACGACGTGGTTTTACCGGCTCGCCGTCAACGTTTATCCGTCGTACCGGGGGAGCGGCGGTCGGGTGAAGTACATCGCCCCGGACTGGCTGGAGGTTCGGATGGAGCTGCCGCTGAGCTGGCGCACGAAGAACAGCGCCGGGACGATCTTCGGCGGCTCGCTCTACTCGGCGATAGACCCGTTTTTCGCGCTGATGGTCGCAAAGAACCTCGGGCGCGAGTACGTTGTGTGGGACAAGGCCGCAAAGATCCGGTACAGGAGGCCCGGCGACGCGAAGCTCTACGCAAGGTTCGTGCTGGACCGGTCGGAGATAGAAGGGATACGGCGTGAGATGGAACATCGAAGGTCCACCGACCGGGTATATACCGTTGAGCTGGTGGACGGGTTAGGGGACGTGAAGACGCGCATCGAAAAAACCATCTACGTCGGGTGGCGGGACATGAGACGCTCTGACGCGGAAAAGCGACGCGGGTTTGTACACGAAAAGGAGGCAGGATGA
- a CDS encoding 3-hydroxyacyl-CoA dehydrogenase/enoyl-CoA hydratase family protein: protein MRQIGKVAVLGAGTMGAAIAGHCANAGLEVELLDIAPGDGSDDNYAVVKGGYDRMSKARPPALMAKSVPDRIRLGNFEDDFDRISGADWIVEAIIEKLQPKRELWERVEATAKPDAILSSNTSGIPLHQVSEGRSDGFRRRFLGTHFFNPPRYLKLLEIIPTEDTDPEVVEFVRTFGERVLGKGGVIAKDTPNFIGNRLGSFAGMQSVTYAFENGYTTEEIDAITGPLVGHPKTATFRLNDTVGLDIAVGVAENLYEAVPEDESREDLKPHPKLNEMLDKKLLGNKTGSGFYKRDRRDGKTVFDVLDLETFEYRPAEDPDVPLVSQAREQGDLAERLRFIMDSAEKDRHAKYLRDTMLPYLAYSARRIPEISDTLVDADHAMEWGFGHKAGPFRTWDMLGVEETVNRMKSLDIEVAPWVETMLGAGNESFYKTDEGGHELAYSPGSGKYEAVYRDPMVVSLDALRGEGRELERNDSASLLDLGDGVLCLEFHSRGNSIDGNTLEIGKKALAALERDDVVGLVIGNEGQNFCVGANLGEVAFAAKGGMLDMIEKRVTALQDLLMAFKYAPKPVVSAPKGQTLGGGLEICLHSDRVVAAGETYMGLVEAGVGLIPAGGGTKELARRIVSRPLSRVGDVPVLPFLQKAFETIAMAKVSASGLEAREIGFLDRDDVVLMNPEHLISTAKREVLDLLQNYAPPERGKNVFAAGRTARAALEVGVKSLQWGRFASEYDGVVAGQAARVLTGGDLSLGQWVPEEYLLKLEREGFLALLENSQTHERIEAMLKTGKPLRN, encoded by the coding sequence ATGAGGCAGATAGGGAAAGTAGCAGTTCTCGGGGCGGGCACGATGGGCGCCGCGATAGCGGGCCACTGCGCCAACGCCGGGCTTGAGGTGGAGCTTCTCGACATCGCCCCCGGCGACGGCTCCGACGACAACTACGCCGTTGTAAAGGGCGGCTACGACCGGATGAGCAAGGCCCGCCCGCCCGCGCTTATGGCGAAGTCCGTCCCCGACAGGATAAGGCTCGGTAACTTCGAGGACGACTTCGACCGCATCTCAGGCGCCGACTGGATCGTCGAGGCGATCATCGAAAAGCTACAGCCGAAGCGCGAACTCTGGGAACGCGTCGAGGCGACGGCGAAGCCCGATGCAATTCTTTCTTCGAACACCTCGGGCATCCCGCTGCATCAGGTATCGGAGGGGCGTTCGGACGGGTTCAGGAGGCGGTTTCTCGGGACGCACTTCTTTAACCCGCCGCGCTACCTGAAGCTGCTCGAGATAATCCCGACCGAAGACACCGACCCCGAAGTCGTCGAGTTCGTCCGGACTTTCGGGGAGCGCGTGCTCGGCAAGGGCGGCGTCATAGCCAAGGACACCCCGAACTTCATCGGCAACCGGCTCGGCTCCTTTGCCGGGATGCAGTCCGTAACCTACGCCTTCGAGAACGGCTACACGACCGAGGAGATAGACGCCATAACCGGGCCTCTGGTGGGACACCCCAAAACGGCGACCTTCCGGCTGAACGACACCGTCGGGCTGGATATCGCGGTCGGTGTCGCGGAGAACCTGTACGAGGCCGTCCCGGAGGACGAGTCCCGTGAAGACCTCAAGCCGCACCCGAAGCTGAACGAGATGCTCGATAAAAAGCTTCTCGGCAATAAGACCGGGAGCGGCTTCTACAAGCGGGACAGGCGCGACGGCAAGACCGTCTTCGACGTTCTGGACCTTGAAACCTTTGAGTACCGGCCCGCCGAAGACCCGGATGTGCCGCTCGTCTCGCAGGCGCGGGAACAGGGCGACCTCGCCGAGCGGCTGCGGTTCATCATGGACAGTGCGGAGAAGGACCGTCACGCGAAGTATCTGCGCGACACGATGCTGCCGTACCTGGCGTACTCGGCGCGGCGCATCCCGGAGATAAGCGACACGCTCGTGGACGCCGACCACGCGATGGAGTGGGGCTTCGGGCACAAGGCCGGACCGTTCAGGACGTGGGACATGCTCGGGGTCGAGGAGACCGTCAACCGGATGAAGTCGCTGGATATAGAGGTCGCGCCCTGGGTCGAGACTATGCTCGGCGCGGGCAACGAGAGCTTCTACAAGACCGACGAGGGCGGCCACGAGCTTGCCTACAGCCCGGGGTCGGGGAAGTACGAGGCTGTCTACAGGGACCCGATGGTCGTCTCGCTCGACGCGCTGCGCGGTGAAGGCAGGGAACTGGAGCGGAACGATTCGGCGAGCCTGCTCGACCTCGGGGACGGGGTGCTCTGTCTGGAGTTCCACTCGCGGGGCAACTCGATAGACGGGAACACGCTCGAGATCGGCAAGAAGGCCCTCGCCGCCCTGGAGCGGGACGACGTGGTCGGCCTCGTTATCGGGAACGAGGGACAGAACTTCTGCGTCGGGGCGAACCTCGGGGAGGTTGCTTTCGCGGCGAAGGGCGGGATGCTCGACATGATCGAGAAAAGAGTCACCGCGCTTCAGGACCTCCTGATGGCCTTCAAGTACGCCCCGAAGCCGGTCGTCAGCGCGCCGAAGGGCCAGACGCTCGGGGGCGGGCTCGAGATCTGCCTCCACTCCGACCGGGTGGTCGCGGCGGGGGAGACGTACATGGGCCTCGTCGAGGCGGGCGTCGGCCTGATCCCGGCGGGCGGCGGCACAAAGGAGCTTGCCCGGCGCATCGTCTCCCGGCCGCTCAGCAGGGTCGGGGACGTGCCGGTCCTGCCGTTTTTGCAGAAGGCCTTCGAGACCATCGCGATGGCGAAGGTGTCGGCGAGCGGGCTGGAGGCGCGGGAGATCGGCTTCCTCGACAGGGACGACGTGGTCCTGATGAACCCGGAGCACTTGATCTCGACGGCGAAGCGCGAGGTGCTCGACCTGTTGCAGAACTACGCTCCGCCGGAGCGCGGCAAGAACGTTTTTGCCGCCGGGCGCACGGCGCGGGCCGCGCTGGAAGTCGGGGTGAAGTCGCTTCAGTGGGGCCGTTTCGCCTCGGAGTACGACGGTGTGGTGGCCGGGCAGGCCGCCCGCGTGCTGACCGGCGGGGACCTCTCGCTCGGGCAGTGGGTCCCCGAAGAGTACCTCCTGAAGCTGGAGCGCGAGGGCTTCCTCGCGCTGCTTGAAAACAGTCAGACCCACGAGCGGATCGAGGCGATGCTCAAGACCGGCAAGCCGCTTCGCAACTAG
- a CDS encoding thiolase family protein, whose translation MKEAVIVSGARTAVGRAPRGTLRGIHPVDMTAAAIRESVRRVEGLDPAEVEDVILGCAMPEGTQGNNVARLASLAAGMPDTVPAQTVNRFCSSGLQTIALAAERIMVGHATTIVAGGLEHMSSTIEMPTFAPAPTLMESSPAVYMGMGLTGEQVAREFEVSREDQDEFALRSHTRAQEAVENGRFDEQIVPLNVDYEWVDDDGEVHRRDVTFERDEGPRDTSLEKLARLPTVFQQGGTVTAGNSSQRSDGSAAVVVMEREEAERRGLTPLARFVGFALGGVRPEVMGIGPSVAIPKVLEQTGLTMDDIDLIEFNEAFAAQALAVIRKVGMDLEKTNVNGGAIALGHPMGATGTKLTVQLMSEMKRRNSRYGMVTMCIGGGMGAAGIFENLQN comes from the coding sequence ATGAAGGAAGCAGTGATCGTCAGCGGAGCGAGGACCGCCGTAGGGCGCGCCCCGCGGGGGACGCTTCGGGGGATACACCCGGTCGACATGACCGCCGCCGCCATCCGCGAGAGCGTGCGCCGGGTCGAAGGACTCGACCCGGCTGAGGTGGAGGACGTGATCCTCGGCTGCGCGATGCCGGAGGGGACGCAGGGCAACAACGTCGCCCGTCTCGCCTCGCTCGCCGCCGGGATGCCCGATACCGTCCCGGCCCAGACCGTAAACCGGTTCTGCTCCTCGGGGCTTCAGACCATCGCGCTGGCCGCCGAGCGGATAATGGTCGGACACGCGACCACGATAGTCGCCGGGGGCCTGGAGCACATGTCCTCGACCATCGAGATGCCGACCTTCGCTCCGGCCCCGACGCTGATGGAGTCCAGCCCGGCGGTCTACATGGGGATGGGCCTGACCGGGGAGCAGGTCGCAAGGGAGTTCGAGGTAAGCCGCGAGGACCAGGACGAGTTCGCCCTCCGAAGCCACACCCGCGCTCAGGAGGCCGTCGAGAACGGACGCTTCGACGAGCAGATAGTCCCCCTGAACGTGGACTACGAGTGGGTGGACGACGACGGCGAGGTACACCGCCGGGACGTGACCTTCGAGCGCGACGAGGGACCGCGCGATACCTCGCTTGAGAAGCTCGCCAGGCTCCCGACCGTCTTTCAGCAGGGCGGCACCGTCACGGCGGGCAACTCCAGCCAGCGTTCGGACGGCTCGGCCGCCGTCGTTGTAATGGAGCGCGAAGAGGCCGAGCGACGCGGCCTTACGCCGCTGGCGCGCTTCGTCGGGTTCGCCCTCGGCGGCGTCCGGCCCGAGGTCATGGGCATCGGCCCGTCCGTCGCCATCCCGAAGGTTCTGGAGCAGACCGGCCTCACGATGGACGACATAGACCTCATCGAGTTCAACGAAGCCTTCGCCGCGCAGGCCCTCGCCGTGATCCGCAAGGTCGGCATGGACCTCGAGAAGACCAACGTCAACGGCGGTGCCATCGCCCTCGGCCACCCCATGGGCGCTACGGGCACCAAGCTCACCGTTCAGCTCATGAGCGAGATGAAGCGGCGGAACTCGCGCTACGGCATGGTCACCATGTGCATCGGCGGCGGCATGGGGGCTGCGGGCATCTTCGAAAACCTGCAGAACTAG
- a CDS encoding 2-phosphosulfolactate phosphatase produces the protein MIATYAAGEKGARRAAREGATVVVVDAYRASTTIAVLIQKGARVIPVASVEEAASYPGADYRIGERGSAKVRGFDFGNSPTEIEKAGIVPGSTVVLSSTNGTRIIEAAKGSPFILAGAFVNAHAVADAIVTGGDPGSRIAVIGCGWRGNRASEDESAAAEILARLREGGVHLEEPAERIIEAHLKRSGSSLRSNSAARRLKRLEYERDLDYCLALNKVPVVPRLIDGVFAGD, from the coding sequence GTGATCGCCACGTACGCCGCAGGAGAAAAAGGTGCCCGCCGGGCAGCGCGTGAAGGTGCGACGGTGGTGGTGGTAGACGCTTACCGGGCGAGCACTACGATCGCAGTCCTGATACAAAAGGGCGCTCGCGTGATCCCGGTCGCCTCGGTAGAGGAAGCGGCTTCTTACCCTGGAGCGGACTACCGGATCGGGGAACGTGGCAGCGCAAAGGTACGGGGCTTCGATTTTGGTAATTCACCTACGGAAATCGAAAAAGCAGGCATTGTGCCCGGATCTACGGTGGTTCTCTCCAGCACAAACGGAACCAGGATCATCGAAGCCGCTAAAGGTTCCCCTTTTATCCTGGCCGGGGCTTTCGTCAATGCCCACGCCGTCGCCGACGCGATCGTCACCGGTGGAGATCCAGGCTCGCGCATCGCGGTGATCGGGTGCGGATGGAGGGGGAACCGGGCCTCCGAGGACGAGTCGGCCGCCGCCGAGATCCTCGCCCGCCTGCGCGAAGGGGGCGTACATCTGGAAGAGCCTGCCGAGCGCATCATAGAGGCGCACCTCAAGCGTTCCGGAAGTTCCCTGCGCTCGAACAGTGCCGCCCGGAGGCTCAAACGCCTCGAATACGAGAGGGATCTGGACTACTGTCTGGCACTCAACAAGGTTCCGGTCGTACCACGCCTCATAGACGGGGTGTTCGCAGGTGACTGA
- a CDS encoding FadR/GntR family transcriptional regulator: MKPIQRASLADVVSERILSLIEDGEYRAGDRLPSERELGEQLGVGRTSIREGLSYLDKLGVLDIHQGRGMVVRSFSLEDLFASPALVSGIVELPEKQIRNLMHTRRVLEQEAARLAAVSRTSGDLEQIREIIEAMKRSGGHPEQWFKLDRRFHVAVVTASDNSALIELVKLHWDLFSRFSRHSHVVRHIPLFVTNATRFHEQIYLAIAAADPIQAGEKMCVHLKNSEAIVLDRIEASEEEPPTLDYEPGTDEHEPHIKG, translated from the coding sequence GTGAAGCCCATACAGAGAGCCTCCCTTGCCGACGTAGTATCCGAGAGGATACTGTCGTTGATCGAGGACGGAGAGTATCGTGCCGGGGACCGGCTGCCGAGTGAGCGAGAGCTGGGCGAGCAGCTGGGCGTCGGTAGAACTTCGATACGCGAGGGCCTGAGCTATCTGGACAAGCTCGGCGTTCTGGACATCCATCAGGGTCGGGGAATGGTAGTCCGCTCCTTTTCGCTTGAAGACCTCTTCGCGAGTCCGGCACTTGTATCGGGGATAGTGGAGCTGCCCGAAAAGCAGATCCGGAATCTCATGCATACCAGGCGTGTTCTTGAGCAGGAGGCGGCACGCCTCGCTGCGGTCAGCCGCACCTCCGGTGACCTCGAACAGATAAGAGAAATCATCGAAGCGATGAAGCGCAGCGGTGGTCACCCCGAACAGTGGTTCAAGCTGGATCGACGCTTTCACGTCGCGGTCGTCACCGCATCCGACAACTCGGCACTAATCGAGCTGGTCAAGCTGCACTGGGATCTGTTCTCAAGGTTTTCCAGGCACTCACATGTCGTCCGGCACATCCCCTTGTTCGTGACCAACGCCACCCGCTTCCACGAGCAGATCTACCTTGCAATAGCGGCGGCGGACCCGATACAAGCGGGTGAGAAGATGTGCGTCCACCTCAAGAACAGCGAGGCTATCGTGCTGGATAGAATCGAGGCCTCTGAGGAAGAGCCTCCCACCCTGGATTACGAACCAGGTACCGACGAACACGAGCCACACATCAAAGGCTGA
- a CDS encoding transaldolase family protein → MTHIASTTIGTLAGGQKGLRTVTGDEKYLDRVRGHALGLEDLITLRGLATSVGVTGRFKEIVDYFGTPEGETPAGFRVEKVLADDGALSFDLVRDIGYDKNGQKRPTGLVFSVDSANPYEIEPAAGLIGNLTCNPGIVYDLFLNNPEANVGNKFGTLEEVLEEIGRIVGPGTDVSVELNNPFEEDFGKILEQIHVYEEILSKHRLVVKVPHTGPVNPQNVRQLLEGDGRLDVRYDQGTTADYLRGHNLALKLHEHGYRVNFTLMFAPHQAALALQARPYFINAFLRNRITATRTFRGLFAAYESSEDIGFIKQLRDFMVANDYLAAGESNMDLLEVVERAKVIMHNRRHDTEGADGLDSARHALRWLRTTNLSDTRLILCSMQGPLNYPDIMRMLTEEEFIGMHDRVVITTEPNYLARWTSHPQVVSYQRRFMRAARAVNEGEANSPLEEKLQEGAPS, encoded by the coding sequence ATGACGCATATCGCAAGTACTACTATAGGAACGTTAGCAGGTGGTCAGAAGGGTCTCAGGACTGTAACGGGGGACGAGAAGTACCTGGACCGGGTCCGGGGCCACGCCCTCGGCCTGGAGGATCTCATAACCCTCAGAGGTCTTGCAACGAGCGTCGGTGTAACGGGGCGGTTCAAGGAGATAGTCGACTACTTCGGAACCCCCGAAGGTGAGACACCGGCTGGGTTCAGGGTCGAGAAGGTTCTGGCGGACGATGGTGCGTTGAGCTTTGACCTTGTGCGCGACATCGGCTACGACAAAAACGGACAGAAGCGGCCGACGGGTCTGGTCTTCTCGGTTGACAGCGCGAACCCGTACGAGATCGAGCCGGCCGCCGGGCTGATCGGGAACCTCACGTGCAACCCGGGCATCGTATACGACCTGTTCCTCAACAACCCCGAGGCCAACGTGGGCAACAAGTTCGGGACGCTTGAAGAGGTACTGGAGGAGATCGGGCGCATCGTGGGGCCGGGTACGGACGTCAGCGTCGAGCTGAACAACCCCTTTGAAGAAGATTTCGGGAAGATCCTCGAACAGATCCACGTCTACGAGGAGATACTCAGCAAGCATCGCCTGGTGGTAAAAGTGCCGCATACCGGGCCTGTGAACCCTCAGAACGTCCGGCAGCTCCTCGAAGGCGACGGGCGGCTGGACGTCCGTTATGATCAGGGAACGACCGCTGACTACCTGCGCGGCCACAACCTCGCGCTCAAGCTGCACGAGCACGGATACCGCGTGAACTTCACGCTTATGTTCGCACCGCATCAGGCCGCGCTCGCTCTGCAGGCCCGCCCGTACTTTATCAACGCCTTTCTGCGTAACCGCATAACCGCCACCCGCACGTTCCGGGGGTTGTTCGCGGCCTACGAGAGCAGTGAGGATATCGGGTTCATCAAGCAGTTGCGCGACTTCATGGTCGCCAACGATTACCTCGCCGCCGGTGAAAGCAACATGGATCTTCTGGAAGTGGTCGAGCGAGCCAAAGTGATCATGCACAACCGGCGGCACGACACCGAGGGTGCTGACGGTCTGGACAGCGCGCGGCACGCTCTGCGCTGGCTGCGTACGACTAACCTGTCTGATACGCGCCTGATCCTGTGCAGCATGCAGGGGCCTCTTAACTACCCGGACATAATGCGGATGCTCACCGAAGAGGAGTTTATCGGGATGCACGACCGGGTCGTCATAACGACCGAGCCAAACTACCTGGCCCGCTGGACGAGCCACCCGCAGGTAGTCTCCTACCAGCGACGCTTTATGCGGGCGGCACGCGCCGTGAACGAGGGCGAGGCCAACTCGCCCCTCGAAGAGAAGCTACAGGAGGGAGCCCCTTCATGA
- a CDS encoding class II fructose-bisphosphate aldolase — MTIVPAKEIMDRAFEEGYGVAAFNFFNDLTLEAILAAATELESPLIAQTSLKTVKAYGAKQLYGMFRAMADEVPVPVTLHLDHCPDREWLTTCLETGWNSVLFDGSHLDVEDNTRQTREVVEEANGYGAQVEGEIESVTGVEDDIGSDEEAFVHPVEVSIDFIEETGIYSFATAVGTAHGMYAAEPDLKPERVTEIKEKKPVPQVLHGGTGLEEGQFRDLISRGCAKVNISTAIKISFMEATREFLDENPGKHDPPSLFTHVRGRVQRTAAEHIQMFGSAGKSQGVAAR; from the coding sequence ATGACCATCGTCCCGGCAAAGGAAATAATGGATCGCGCCTTCGAGGAGGGTTACGGGGTCGCGGCGTTCAACTTTTTCAACGACCTTACTCTGGAGGCCATCCTCGCCGCTGCAACCGAGCTGGAGTCACCCCTGATCGCCCAGACTTCCCTTAAAACAGTGAAGGCTTACGGGGCGAAGCAACTCTACGGAATGTTCCGGGCGATGGCCGATGAGGTTCCGGTTCCCGTGACGCTGCATCTCGATCACTGTCCGGACAGGGAGTGGCTTACGACCTGTCTTGAAACCGGCTGGAACTCCGTTCTCTTTGACGGGTCACACCTCGATGTCGAAGACAACACCCGCCAGACCCGCGAGGTCGTCGAGGAGGCAAACGGGTACGGGGCGCAGGTAGAGGGCGAGATCGAGAGCGTAACCGGTGTGGAGGATGATATCGGCTCCGACGAGGAGGCTTTTGTCCATCCGGTTGAGGTTTCCATAGACTTTATCGAGGAGACCGGCATCTACTCCTTTGCCACTGCGGTCGGCACCGCTCACGGCATGTACGCTGCGGAGCCTGACCTCAAGCCTGAAAGGGTAACCGAGATAAAGGAGAAGAAGCCCGTCCCGCAGGTGCTGCACGGAGGCACGGGCCTTGAGGAGGGGCAGTTCAGGGATCTTATCTCACGGGGCTGCGCCAAGGTGAACATCTCAACAGCGATCAAGATCTCCTTTATGGAGGCGACCCGCGAGTTTCTTGACGAGAACCCCGGCAAGCACGACCCGCCCTCCCTGTTCACGCACGTGCGCGGGCGGGTTCAGAGAACGGCGGCGGAGCACATCCAGATGTTCGGATCCGCCGGGAAGTCTCAAGGGGTGGCGGCCCGGTGA